The proteins below are encoded in one region of Candidatus Eisenbacteria bacterium:
- a CDS encoding helix-turn-helix transcriptional regulator has product MDLKELEIQNLTRQCNETLILFILVDGDKHGYQLSLEIEERSGGLFRFNHGTLYPILHKLEKEGWIRGNWRKEDSKRKRRSYALTDRGRKHAVAQREAWRRFFGTFFSIVGEVDP; this is encoded by the coding sequence TTGGATTTGAAAGAGTTGGAGATACAGAACCTCACGCGCCAGTGCAACGAGACGCTGATCCTTTTCATCCTCGTCGACGGCGACAAGCACGGCTACCAGCTTTCCCTCGAGATCGAGGAGAGGAGCGGCGGCCTCTTCCGTTTCAACCACGGCACCCTCTACCCCATTCTGCACAAGCTGGAAAAGGAGGGGTGGATCCGGGGGAACTGGCGGAAGGAGGATTCAAAGAGGAAGCGCCGTAGCTATGCCCTCACCGACCGGGGCCGGAAGCATGCGGTCGCGCAGCGGGAGGCGTGGCGCCGGTTCTTCGGCACGTTCTTTTCCATCGTCGGGGAGGTGGACCCATGA
- a CDS encoding MotA/TolQ/ExbB proton channel family protein, which yields MLRFFLCCGFWGWPLLAMAVAVLILSIKKAVDLFGGAGRSRARLERGLHSILFWGCLSAVTGVLGQISGIYNAVNIIVRAEAISPRVIAMGLAESFTSTLFGLTTLVFAALFWFVLYSRFRRLTAPVD from the coding sequence ATGCTGCGTTTCTTCCTCTGTTGCGGTTTCTGGGGATGGCCCCTTCTCGCCATGGCCGTGGCGGTTCTGATTCTCTCGATCAAGAAGGCGGTGGACCTTTTCGGCGGCGCCGGGCGGAGCCGCGCCCGGCTCGAAAGGGGACTCCATTCCATTTTGTTCTGGGGATGTCTGAGCGCCGTCACCGGCGTTCTCGGGCAGATCTCCGGAATCTACAACGCCGTCAACATCATCGTCCGCGCCGAGGCGATCAGCCCGCGCGTCATCGCCATGGGTCTCGCCGAGTCGTTCACCAGCACCCTTTTCGGATTGACCACGCTGGTTTTCGCGGCGCTTTTCTGGTTCGTGCTCTACAGCCGATTCCGGAGGCTCACGGCGCCGGTCGACTAG